Below is a genomic region from Kribbella qitaiheensis.
GAGCAGGCCCGCAAGTACGTCGAGGACAAGTACGGCGACGACGCGGACCGGCAGACCAAGGACGTCCTGCAGCGCTGGGAGAACGTGCTCGACCAGCTGGCCACCGACCCGATGAAGCTGAGCGACCAGCTCGACTGGGTCGCCAAGCTGAAGCTGCTGCAGTCCTACCGCGACCGTGACGGCCTCGACTGGGACGACTCCAAGCTGCACCTGGTCGACCTGCAGTACGCCGATCTGCGGCCGGACAAGGGCCTGTACTACAAGCTCGTCAAGTCCGGCCGGATGCAGCGACTGGTCAGCGACGAGGAGATCCGGATGGCCGTCTCGCACCCGCCGACGGACACCCGCGCCTACTTCCGCGGCCGTTGCATGCAGCAGTACGCCGGTCAGGTGGCGGCCGCGTCCTGGGACTCGGTCATCTTCGATCTGCCCGGTAAGGAGTCATTGCAACGAATCCCGACCTTGGACCCGTTGCGCGGGACAAAAGCTCATGTCGGGGCCCTTCTTGACCAGTGCGACACCGCGAGTGACCTGGTTCGCACCATTACTGGGGGCGCTGCCGGGTAGGGTCTGCCGTAGAAAGAAAAACCACTGCGAGGGTCGGTTGGGCGGCCATCGCGGGCGGCGGTTCTAGGAGGTGTGTGCGATGGCGAAGGACGGCGGGCAGCAGCACAAGCAGCCGAAGCGTTCGACGACCGAGGAAGAGGTCACCGAGGTCAAGTCGACCGAGGACGCCGCCGAGCGCAAGGAACGGCTCGACGACGACGTGGACTCGATCCTCGACGAGATCGACGAGGTGCTGGAGGAGAACGCGGAAGAGTTCGTCCGCGGCTTCGTGCAAAAGGGTGGGGAGTGAACCGCTAGATGACATTCGATGCCTCCGGCAGGTTGCCGGAAGCCTTCCTGGTCCCAGGTGGCTCGTCCTTCATGGACTTCCTGGCCGGGCACGCGCCCGACCTGTTGCCCGGACGACGCTCCCTGGGATCGGCTGACTTTTCCGCCGACGTTCCGCACGGTACGACCATCGTCTCGGCCACCTTCCCCGGTGGCGTGCTGATGGCCGGCGACCGGCGGGCCACGATGGGCAACATCATCGCCCAGCGTGACATCGAGAAGGTCTTCCCCGCCGACGAGTACTCCGCGGTCGCGTTCGCGGGCTCGGCCGGCTTCGGAATAGAGATGGTCAGACTCTTCCAGGTCGAGCTGGAGCACTACGAGAAGCTCGAGGGCACGACGCTCAGCCTGGACGGCAAGGCGAACAGGCTGAGCGCGCTGATCCGGGGCAACCTGGCGATGGCGATGCAGGGCCTGGCCGTGGTGCCGCTGTTCGCGGGCTACGACGAGGAGATCAAGGGCGGCCGGATCTTCTCGTACGACGCCACTGGCGGGCGTTACGAGGAGCAGGCCTTCCACAGCGTCGGCTCGGGTTCGCTGTTCGCCCGGGGCGCGCTGAAGAAGCTCTACCGGCCGGACCTGACCGCGACGGAGTGTGCCACGGTCGCGGTCCAGTCCCTGATCGACGCGGCGGACGACGACTCGGCGACCGGTGGACCGGACATGCTGAGGCGGATCTTCCCGGTGATCGGCGTGGTCACGGCCGACGGCTACAAGCGACTGCCCGAGGACGAGGTGGCCTCGATCGTCGACAGCGTGTGGGCGGCCCGGCACGAGCGTCCCGACGGCCCGGCCTCCTCGCTGATCTGAGCAGCTCGCCGACCTGAGTCTGCCCGCGCTTCGAAGACAAGGATTTCCATGAGCGTTCCGTTCTACGTCTCTCCCGAACAGCTGATGCGGGACCGGGCGGACTTCGCCCGGAAGGGCATCGCCAAGGGCCGCAGCGCGATCGCACTGCAGTACGCCGACGGCATCCTGTTCGTCGCGGAGAACAGGTCACCCGCCCTGCACAAGGTGGCCGAGATCTACGACCGGATGGCGTTTGCCGCGGTCGGGCGGTACAACGAGTTCGAGAACCTGCGGATCGCCGGCGTCCGACTCGCCGACATGCGTGGGTACTCCTACGACCGGCGCGACGTGACGGGCCGGGCGCTGGCGAACGCGTACGCGCAGACGCTCGGTGCGATCTTCTCCTCCGGTGGCGAGAAGCCGCTCGAGGTGGAGATCCTGGTCGCCGAGATCGGCAACACGCCGGCTGCCGACCAGATCTACCGGCTCACCTACGACGGCTCGATCGCCGACGTGCGTGGGTACGCCGTGATGGGTGGGCCGGCCGAGCAGGTCGCCGACTACATCGGCGAGCACTATGCCGAGGGGATCTCGCTCGCGGGCGCCCTCCGGCTGGCGGTGGACGCACTCGGCCACGACGGCACCGACACCCGGCAGCTCGAGCCGGACCAGCTCGAGGTCGCCGTACTGGACCGGACCAGGTCCCAGGTGCGCAAGTTCAAGCGGATCTCCGAGGAGACGCTGGCCCGGATCCTGTCCGAGTCCAGGCCCGACACCTCGCCGTCCGAGCCGGCCGCGCACTCCGAGGCCGCCGAGTCGGTCAACGGCGGCAACTACGAGAGCGCGAGCACGGACGGTGCTTCGGCCGACGACGACGCACCGGTCGCGCCCCCGGAAGACCCGGACACCAGCAACCCGCTGTGACAGCCGAATCGACGCCCGCCGGAGAATCCCTTTCCCCGGCGGGCGACTCGGGTGGTGTGGGCTCCGGACCCAATGGGTCCCCTCGGCCTGCCGATCCGGAGCCGTGGGTGTTGCTCGAAGAGAAGCCGGGCTTCGACGGGTTCCTGACCGTGAAGTTGCGGCGGTACCGGTTGCCCGACGGGCGTGAGGTCGACTGGGACGTCTTCGGTCCGGAGCTGGACTCCGGGTTCAGCTCGGGTGTCACCGTGCTGCCGCTGACGCCGGAGGGCCGAATCGTCACGATCCGGATGTTCCGCGCCGGCCCGGACCAGGTGGTTACCAACCTGCCCGGCGGTCTCGTCGATCCGGGGGAGGACCCCGAGGCCGGTGGTCGTCGTGAGCTGGAAGAGGAGACCGGCTACACCTGCGAATCGATCGAGGTGGTGGGCTGGCTGTGGGCGAGTTCGTCGTCGGTCTTCCGTAAGTACGTAGCGATCGCTCGCGGCTGCCGTCCGGACGGGCAGCAACACCTGGACGAAACCGAGGACTGCGTCCCGGTGGAGCTCACAGTCGACGAATTCCGCACCGAACTCCGTAAGCCCGGCCAGATGACCGGCACCGACGCGGCCTACGTGGCCCTCGACCACGCCGGCCTCCTCTGACCAAGCGCCGTTCTGGCCGGGGTATTTGCGTTGCGTGACCGTTTGGGTGCGCTCTAGCGTGCGCGCATGACTGGCGACCCGTTCGGCGACGAGCGACTGGTGGAGCTGTACGACCTCGACAACCCGGACGGTGTCGATCACGCCTACTACCGTGCCCTGGCCGACGAGCTCAAGGCAACGAAGATCCTCGACTTCGGTTGCGGCACGGGCCTGCTGACCCGGTCTCTTGCAACGCCCGGTCGCGAGGTCATCGGCGTCGACCCGAGCAAGACGATGCTGGACTACGCGCGGAAACAACCCGGTGCCGAGAGCGTCACCTGGATCGACGGTGGTTCGACCGCGGTCGACCAGACCGGCGACGCCGATCTCGTGCTGAGCAGCGGCAACACGATGATGTACGTCAGCACCGAAGAGTTCCCGGCCGTCCTGGCGACCCTCGCAGAAGCTCTGAGGCCTGGCGGAGTGATCAGCTTCGAGAGCCGCAACCCGGCTGCGCGTGCGTGGGAGCAGTGGGGCCGCGACGCGACGTACGGCGAACGCGACACCTCGGTCGGCCACCTGATCGAATGGATGGAGGTCACCGAGGTCGACAACGGCCGCGTGGTCTTCGACGCCCACAACGTGTTCGAGGACGGCCGCGACACGGTCTCGACCAACGTCCTCTACTTCCGTACTGCGGAGGAGATCACCGCGGGCCTCGAAGCAGCCGGCTTCGGCTCGATCGACGCCCGGGCCGGCTGGAACGGCGAGGAACTCACCGACGCCTCCCGTCTCTTCGTCGTCAAGGCAATCAAGAAGTGACGTCACGGCAGGCACTTGAAGAGCACCTACGCGCAGTGAATGAATAGACGACGCGGATCCTTCCGCCCCGAGGAGTCGCCATGCCACGCCGCCGTCTGACGCTGCTCACGGTGCTCGCCATCGCCGTCCACTCCCTCGCCCTCATCCCCGCCGCCGAGGCCGCCGTGCCGAAGGTCAACCTGACACCCGAACCGCAGCAGCCCAACCGGCTTCCTCCACTCCGGCGCCCTCGCGTGGTCGGCCGATGGCGAGAGCTGGACCGAGCTGACCCGCGGCACGACGGCCGAAGTACGAGTCACCGCAGCGGCAGGCACCCAGGCCCGGTACGTCCGGTATCGCGCGCTGGCGCCCAACCCGTCGTACTGGATGGTGGTTCGCGAGTTCGCAGTACAGGTGACTGACGGCTCGGAACTGGTGCTGACGGCAAGCGGCACTCCGGCCGGCTCGGCACTGCCGGCTGCGGTCGATGGAGACACCAGTACTGCGTACGCGGCCGCCGGCGGGCCGGTTGCCGGTGACGCGCTGACGGTGACTGCGTCGGTCCCGACGAAGGTAGACCGAGTCACGGTGTTGCAGCGGACCGACGCGGCAGCTAAGTGTCGGCTGGAGATCAGGACGCCTGCAGGCTGGGAGTCGCTCGGTGCTCTTCGGGGTGCCTATACCGCAGTACAGGTTGATGGCCGGGAGATCGAGGCGGTCCGGGTGGTGTGGTCGGCCGGAACCGGCGCACCGCAGGTGGCCGAAGTGATCCTGCGCAAAGCCGAGGTGAATCCCACCCGATCCGGCGGGTAAACTCCGAGGCGGACCGCGACTGGCGTTCGGGTGGATCACCACCGGGGAGCGGTTCGCCGGAGTTTCCGGCCGAAGCCGCGCGCCTGGGTGACCGACCTGTTCGTCGACGCCCGAAGGAGCGCGCCATGACCTCGACCGAAACCACTGCCCGCCTGATGATCGGCACCAACCTTGCCGCCGAGATGGTGGCGAAGGCGGCTGAGCGGGCCAAGAAGCTGCAGGACGAAACCGGTGTCCAGCCGTGTCTGGCGGCCGTGCTGGTGGGGGATGACCCGGCCTCCGCGACCTACGTCCGGATGAAGCAGAACCGCAGCAAGAAGGCCGGGATCGCGTCGCGGAGCGTAATACTGCCTGCGGAGACCACGACCGAGGAACTCGTCGCGGAGCTGACGAAGCTCTCGAACGATCCCGAGGTGCACGGGATCCTGCTGCAGCACCCGGTGCCGGCGCAGATCGACGAGCGGGCCGCGTTCGAGGCGATCAACCCGGCCAAGGATGTCGACGGCGTCACCATGCACGCGTTCGCGGCGATGGCGTTCGGCGAGCCGGGCTTCCGGTCCTGCACCCCCGGCGGGATCATCCGGCTGCTCGAGGCGTACGACGTACCGCTGGAAGGCGCGCACGCCGTCGTCATCGGCCGCAGCCCGATTCTCGGCAAGCCGGTCGGAATGTTGCTGCTGGCATCGAACGCCACCGTCACCTACACCCACTCGAGAACCCGCGACCTCGCGGACATCGTCCGGACCGCCGACATCGTGGTCGCGGCGGTCGGCAAGGCGAACTTCGTCCGGGGTGACTGGCTGAAGCCCGGCGCGGTGGTGATCGATGCCGGATACAACGAAGGCAACGTCGGTGACGTCCACTTCGAGGAGGCCGCCCAGGTGGCGAGCCTGATCACCCCGGTACCCGGCGGTGTCGGCCCGATGACCATTTCGTTGCTGCTGGAGCAGACCGTCGACGCCGCGGAACGGCTCCGTTAGGGGCAGAATGCGAGACGGACAGGCAGCCGATCCGGGAACTGGCTAGGGTTGGCTGGCTGAGTAAAGGCGAACTAGGAGGCAGGCACTGTGGCGGTACGGGCGATCCGGGGAGCCACCCAGCTCGAGAAGGATGAGCGCGAGCATCTGCTCGAGCGATCCGCGGAGCTGGTCCGGGCGGTGCTGCAGGCGAACGATCTCGAGTCCGAGGATCTGATCAGCATCCTGTTCACGGTCACGCCGGACCTGCATTCGGAGTTTCCCGCGGTGGCCGGCCGGCAGATCGGCCTGACCGACGTACCGCTGATGTGCATGCAGGAGATCGACGTGCCGCACGCGCTGCCGCGAGTGGTCCGGATGATGGTGCACGCGGAGTCGGCGCGGTCGCGGGAGAAGATCCAGCACGTCTACCTGCATGGTGCGGTCAGCCTCCGGCCGGACCTGACGGGTGCCCAGTGACCGAGCTCCGCGGACCGGTCCGGATCGTCGGCACCGGACTGATCGGTACGTCGATCGGCCTCGCGCTCGCACGACTCGGTGTCGTCGTCGAGGTCGTCGACGCCGATCCTGACAACGCGCTGATGGCCGAGCGGATCGGGGCCGGCTCGCGGCTGGTCCAGATCGAGCCGCAGCTGG
It encodes:
- a CDS encoding bifunctional 5,10-methylenetetrahydrofolate dehydrogenase/5,10-methenyltetrahydrofolate cyclohydrolase, which gives rise to MTSTETTARLMIGTNLAAEMVAKAAERAKKLQDETGVQPCLAAVLVGDDPASATYVRMKQNRSKKAGIASRSVILPAETTTEELVAELTKLSNDPEVHGILLQHPVPAQIDERAAFEAINPAKDVDGVTMHAFAAMAFGEPGFRSCTPGGIIRLLEAYDVPLEGAHAVVIGRSPILGKPVGMLLLASNATVTYTHSRTRDLADIVRTADIVVAAVGKANFVRGDWLKPGAVVIDAGYNEGNVGDVHFEEAAQVASLITPVPGGVGPMTISLLLEQTVDAAERLR
- the prcB gene encoding proteasome subunit beta, whose product is MTFDASGRLPEAFLVPGGSSFMDFLAGHAPDLLPGRRSLGSADFSADVPHGTTIVSATFPGGVLMAGDRRATMGNIIAQRDIEKVFPADEYSAVAFAGSAGFGIEMVRLFQVELEHYEKLEGTTLSLDGKANRLSALIRGNLAMAMQGLAVVPLFAGYDEEIKGGRIFSYDATGGRYEEQAFHSVGSGSLFARGALKKLYRPDLTATECATVAVQSLIDAADDDSATGGPDMLRRIFPVIGVVTADGYKRLPEDEVASIVDSVWAARHERPDGPASSLI
- a CDS encoding class I SAM-dependent methyltransferase gives rise to the protein MTGDPFGDERLVELYDLDNPDGVDHAYYRALADELKATKILDFGCGTGLLTRSLATPGREVIGVDPSKTMLDYARKQPGAESVTWIDGGSTAVDQTGDADLVLSSGNTMMYVSTEEFPAVLATLAEALRPGGVISFESRNPAARAWEQWGRDATYGERDTSVGHLIEWMEVTEVDNGRVVFDAHNVFEDGRDTVSTNVLYFRTAEEITAGLEAAGFGSIDARAGWNGEELTDASRLFVVKAIKK
- the prcA gene encoding proteasome subunit alpha; the protein is MSVPFYVSPEQLMRDRADFARKGIAKGRSAIALQYADGILFVAENRSPALHKVAEIYDRMAFAAVGRYNEFENLRIAGVRLADMRGYSYDRRDVTGRALANAYAQTLGAIFSSGGEKPLEVEILVAEIGNTPAADQIYRLTYDGSIADVRGYAVMGGPAEQVADYIGEHYAEGISLAGALRLAVDALGHDGTDTRQLEPDQLEVAVLDRTRSQVRKFKRISEETLARILSESRPDTSPSEPAAHSEAAESVNGGNYESASTDGASADDDAPVAPPEDPDTSNPL
- a CDS encoding ubiquitin-like protein Pup translates to MAKDGGQQHKQPKRSTTEEEVTEVKSTEDAAERKERLDDDVDSILDEIDEVLEENAEEFVRGFVQKGGE
- a CDS encoding NUDIX hydrolase is translated as MLLEEKPGFDGFLTVKLRRYRLPDGREVDWDVFGPELDSGFSSGVTVLPLTPEGRIVTIRMFRAGPDQVVTNLPGGLVDPGEDPEAGGRRELEEETGYTCESIEVVGWLWASSSSVFRKYVAIARGCRPDGQQHLDETEDCVPVELTVDEFRTELRKPGQMTGTDAAYVALDHAGLL
- the aroH gene encoding chorismate mutase, coding for MAVRAIRGATQLEKDEREHLLERSAELVRAVLQANDLESEDLISILFTVTPDLHSEFPAVAGRQIGLTDVPLMCMQEIDVPHALPRVVRMMVHAESARSREKIQHVYLHGAVSLRPDLTGAQ